The stretch of DNA CGCCAATACCGAACTCCACGACGGGGACGTGCTCTTTGTCGATCTCTACGCCGAAGACCCCGACGTGGACGCTCTGCGTCGACAGTTCTCTCTCGAACCGCTGCCACTGACCGGAGCGTACTTCAGCGACTACCAGCAGCAGATTGGTATGGCCGAGGTGGTGGTCCCGGCCTCGTCCAACCTGATCGGTAAGTCGCTCGTCGAATCGGACTTCCGTCACCGCTATCGGCTGACCGTCATCGGCTTGCGGCGCGGGACCACGGCCATTACGCGGTCGATCGAGAACGAGCCGCTCGTCGCCGGCGATACGCTGCTGGTAACTGGTCCGTGGGACGCTGTCCGCGGCTTACAAGTCGATCGACGCCATTTAGTGGTCTTCAATCTGCCTGCGGAAATGGACGAGGTGCTGCCGGTCCCGGGCAAGGCCGCCGTAGCGGTAGGGTGTCTGCTGCTGGTCGTGGGGCTGATGGTCAGCGGCCTTATTCCCAACGTCCAGGCCGCGCTCCTCGGCTGCCTGCTGATGGGGGCCCTTGGCTGCATCAACCTCAACACCGCTTATAAAGCGATCGACTGGAAGACCATCGTCTTGATCGTCGGTATGCTCCCGTTCTCAATCGCCTTGGACCGCACCGGGGGCGTCGATCTGGCTGCCAACGGCCTGATGGACCTCATCGGCGAAGCGGGGATCTACGTTGTGCTCGCGACGCTCTTCGCGTTGACAGCGATCCTCGGCATGTTCATTTCCAACACCGCCACAGCAGTGTTGATGGCGCCCGTCGCGATCACGCTCGCCGGGGACCTGGACGCTTCCCCCTACCCGTTTGCAATGATTGTCGCGCTGGCCGCCTCGGCGGCGTTCATGACGCCCGTCTCTTCGCCGGTGAACACACTGGTCGTGGGCCCGGGCAACTACCGCTTCTTTGACTTCGTCAAGGTCGGGGTGCCGTTCACTTTGATCGTGCTGGTGGCGAGCGTCTTGCTGGTGCCGCTGCTGCTTCCCTTGGCTCCACCGCTTCCGTGACTTTATTGCTGCAAATAGCCGCGGCCTATCGTTGAACACGCTCTTCGCTGGCTTTCTAATCCAGCGCTGCTGGCGCTCGATCGATTTCAGTTGATTGGAAGAATAACGTCGTTTCGAAACTCAGACCGCTGGCAGGATCACGATGGCGGGCGAGCAGGAAGAGAAACGTCTATCGCTGCTGCAAAGGACGCTCGACCTCGTCGAACGCGTCGGCAATCGGGTCCCGCATCCGGTGCTAATCTTCTTGGCCCTGATCCTGCTAGTGATCGGGCTCTCGCACGCGCTCTACCTTACGGGCGCAGAGGTCAACTATGACGTCATCAACCCGGAGACGCACAAGATCGAAAGAGCCACCACCGCGGCCCGCAGCCTGCTGACCGCGGACGGCGTCCGCAACATGGTGACTGGCTTGGTGCCGAACTTCATGGGCTTCTCGGCAATCGGGCTTTTGATCGTGGCGATGCTCGGCGTCGGCGTGGCGGAAGAGTCGGGGCTGATCAATGTGCTGATCCGTACGCTGGTGGCCATCTCGCCCGGTTGGGCGCTCACGTACATCCTGGCGTTTGTCGGGATCCTTTCCAGCATCGCCTCGGACGCCGGGTACGTGGTGCTCATCCCACTCGCCGGCGCGGCTTACGCCAGCCTGGGCCGGCACCCGCTGGCGGGCATCGCCCTGGGCTTCGCCGCGGTCGCAGGGGCGTTCAACGTCAACATGCTCATCAAGCCGCTCGACGCGGTCATGACCGAAATCACGAACGACGCCATCCACATGGTCGATCCATCACGGTCGATCGACCTGATGGCGGGGTTTTGGTTCTCATTGGCCTCGGTCCCGTTCTTAGTCATCGTAATCGCGCTCGTGACGGACCGCTTGATCGCACCGCGATTGGGCGCCTACGCCGGTGAATCCGAGGGCCCACCCGCCGGCGCCGTACGGACCCCGGCCGAGACGCGGGGCCTCGTCTACGCCGGCCTGGGGTTCTTGGCGGTGCTGCTGCTGTTTGGCGTCCTATCGCTTCCCGACGCCGCCCCGCTACGTAACCCCGAGACTGGCGCCCTGATCGGCAACTCGCCGCTGATGAACGGCCTCATCGTCCCGATCATGCTGGTCTTCCTGGTCATGGGCGTTGCGTTCGGTGTTGGCGCCGGGACCATCAAGACGCCAACCGAAGTGATCTCGGCAATGATCAAGGCGGTTTCGGGGCTGGGGGGCACGATCGTGCTCTTCCTTGTCATCAGCCAATTCATCGCCTACTTCAACTACAGCAACATCCCCACGCTGATGGCGATCCGAATGGCCGAGGGGCTCAAGTCCGCTAACGTCGATGCGCTATGGCTGCTGTTGGGATTCATCGTCGTTGTGACGGCGCTGAACATCGTCTTCACCCCTGCGATCGCCAAGTGGGCGATCTTCGCGCCGGTGTTCGTGCCGCTGTTCATCACGCTGGGCGTCGATCCGGCGGCGGTGCTGTCCGCTTATCGCGTCGGCGATTCGCCCACCAACACGCTGACGCCGCTGAACGCGTACTT from Botrimarina mediterranea encodes:
- a CDS encoding SLC13 family permease codes for the protein MSTELGIVLGLLSAAIVMFAVNKPRMDAVALIMLTLLPFTGVVSMSEALAGFSDSNIVLIAALFVLGDGLVRTGVAQALGDWLLARAGESNTLLLMLLMVVVAGLGATMSSTAVTAIFVPVGLRIAQNTGVAPSKLMMPISSAALISGMMTLIATAPNLVVNSELVRHGFDGFNFFSFTPFGAVVLVLGVVYMLIAQRWLPAGEQGGAAASGKPTLSDWIREYGLSAREHRLRVLADSSLVGHTVAEARMRDTSGASLIGIERHGRLIEPHANTELHDGDVLFVDLYAEDPDVDALRRQFSLEPLPLTGAYFSDYQQQIGMAEVVVPASSNLIGKSLVESDFRHRYRLTVIGLRRGTTAITRSIENEPLVAGDTLLVTGPWDAVRGLQVDRRHLVVFNLPAEMDEVLPVPGKAAVAVGCLLLVVGLMVSGLIPNVQAALLGCLLMGALGCINLNTAYKAIDWKTIVLIVGMLPFSIALDRTGGVDLAANGLMDLIGEAGIYVVLATLFALTAILGMFISNTATAVLMAPVAITLAGDLDASPYPFAMIVALAASAAFMTPVSSPVNTLVVGPGNYRFFDFVKVGVPFTLIVLVASVLLVPLLLPLAPPLP
- a CDS encoding AbgT family transporter is translated as MAGEQEEKRLSLLQRTLDLVERVGNRVPHPVLIFLALILLVIGLSHALYLTGAEVNYDVINPETHKIERATTAARSLLTADGVRNMVTGLVPNFMGFSAIGLLIVAMLGVGVAEESGLINVLIRTLVAISPGWALTYILAFVGILSSIASDAGYVVLIPLAGAAYASLGRHPLAGIALGFAAVAGAFNVNMLIKPLDAVMTEITNDAIHMVDPSRSIDLMAGFWFSLASVPFLVIVIALVTDRLIAPRLGAYAGESEGPPAGAVRTPAETRGLVYAGLGFLAVLLLFGVLSLPDAAPLRNPETGALIGNSPLMNGLIVPIMLVFLVMGVAFGVGAGTIKTPTEVISAMIKAVSGLGGTIVLFLVISQFIAYFNYSNIPTLMAIRMAEGLKSANVDALWLLLGFIVVVTALNIVFTPAIAKWAIFAPVFVPLFITLGVDPAAVLSAYRVGDSPTNTLTPLNAYFALVVGFARQYDTKAGVGTIVALMLPYAVAMSVLWAGLFAVWYLLGLPWGLH